In a genomic window of Physeter macrocephalus isolate SW-GA chromosome 14, ASM283717v5, whole genome shotgun sequence:
- the LOC102992784 gene encoding serum basic protease inhibitor-like has protein sequence MSRLCLSIALLVLLGTLVACTPGGKHKSHARDPAPVPAALRPAFCLEPPYTGPCRALFIRYFYNAKSGLCETFAYGGCRRKQNNFLDKEDCISTCGGHNGARESRAAGLP, from the exons ATGAGCCGGCTCTGCCTCTCCATCGCCCTACTCGTCCTCCTGGGCACCCTGGTGGCCTGCACCCCGGGGGGTAAACACAAGAGCCATGCCAGAG ATCCCGCCCCAGTCCCTGCAGCCCTGCGCCCTGCCTTCTGCCTGGAGCCTCCCTACACGGGTCCCTGCAGGGCCTTGTTCATCAGATACTTCTACAACGCCAAGTCTGGGCTCTGCGAGACCTTTGCTTACGGCGGGTGCAGAAGGAAGCAGAACAACTTCCTGGATAAGGAGGACTGCATCAGCACCTGTGGTGGCCACAACGGGGCCCGGG AGAGCCGGGCAGCTGGGCTCCCCTGA
- the LOC102993337 gene encoding WAP four-disulfide core domain protein 2 isoform X2, whose protein sequence is MPTCRLGLLVAALLLGLLLGLPPVTGTGAEKSGVCPALEVDLNCTQECLSDGECADNLKCCRAGCATVCHMPNEKKGSCPQVDIAFPQLGLCLDQCQVDSQCPGLLKCCHNGCGKVSCVTPVF, encoded by the exons ATGCCTACCTGCCGCCTCGGTCTGCTCGTCGCCGCCCTCCTCCTTGGCctgctgctgggcctcccccCGGTCACAG GCACAGGAGCAGAGAAATCAGGCGTGTGCCCCGCGCTAGAGGTGGACCTGAACTGCACGCAGGAGTGCCTCTCGGATGGGGAATGCGCGGACAATCTCAAGTGCTGCCGGGCCGGCTGCGCCACCGTCTGCCACATGCCCAATG AAAAGAAGGGTTCCTGCCCTCAGGTGGACATCGCCTTCCCCCAGCTCGGCCTCTGCCTGGACCAGTGCCAGGTGGACAGCCAGTGTCCTGGTCTGTTGAAATGCTGCCACAATGGTTGCGGGAAGGTGTCCTGTGTCACACCTGTCTTCTGA
- the LOC102993337 gene encoding WAP four-disulfide core domain protein 2 isoform X1 yields MPTCRLGLLVAALLLGLLLGLPPVTGTGAEKSGVCPALEVDLNCTQECLSDGECADNLKCCRAGCATVCHMPNAKFHFSTGKTESPVLSVKERLHQPAFLDMPQEDEWYQDWQNSREPHFRRDWPGCWHQNQELLHGSFCF; encoded by the exons ATGCCTACCTGCCGCCTCGGTCTGCTCGTCGCCGCCCTCCTCCTTGGCctgctgctgggcctcccccCGGTCACAG GCACAGGAGCAGAGAAATCAGGCGTGTGCCCCGCGCTAGAGGTGGACCTGAACTGCACGCAGGAGTGCCTCTCGGATGGGGAATGCGCGGACAATCTCAAGTGCTGCCGGGCCGGCTGCGCCACCGTCTGCCACATGCCCAATG CCAAGTTCCATTTCTCCACTGGGAAGACTGAGTCCCCAGTACTTAGTGTGAAAGAACGCCTCCACCAGCCCGCATTCCTGGACATGCCCCAGGAGGATGAATGGTACCAGGATTGGCAGAACTCCAGAGAACCCCATTTTAGGAGGGACTGGCCTGGCTGCTGGCACCAAAACCAGGAACTCCTGCACGGCAGCTTCTGCTTCTGA
- the LOC102993337 gene encoding WAP four-disulfide core domain protein 2 isoform X3, protein MPTCRLGLLVAALLLGLLLGLPPVTGTGAEKSGVCPALEVDLNCTQECLSDGECADNLKCCRAGCATVCHMPNATSLRSGRVEVSARPCLAPAQLPSSLPGLCAPS, encoded by the exons ATGCCTACCTGCCGCCTCGGTCTGCTCGTCGCCGCCCTCCTCCTTGGCctgctgctgggcctcccccCGGTCACAG GCACAGGAGCAGAGAAATCAGGCGTGTGCCCCGCGCTAGAGGTGGACCTGAACTGCACGCAGGAGTGCCTCTCGGATGGGGAATGCGCGGACAATCTCAAGTGCTGCCGGGCCGGCTGCGCCACCGTCTGCCACATGCCCAATG CCACCAGCCTGAGGAGTGGGCGAGTGGAAGTGTCTGCCAGGCCCTGTCTGGCTCCAGCCCAgctgccctcctcccttcctggccTCTGTGCTCCCTCCTGA